The Bacillota bacterium genome contains a region encoding:
- a CDS encoding NUDIX domain-containing protein has translation MRREFSAGGVVYRFRNAHDPEFLLIRDAWGRWTLPKGLIEKGEKPLQAALREVREETGIQVAPAGDLDRIHYFYRDPAGELVYKTVYYFLMEAAGGAVSPQLEEISDARWVAASQAVEKCGYEDTRPVLEKALARVTQSGLQT, from the coding sequence GTACCGGTTCCGGAACGCACATGATCCCGAGTTCCTGCTGATCCGGGACGCATGGGGGCGATGGACCCTCCCCAAGGGCCTCATTGAGAAGGGCGAAAAGCCGCTGCAGGCGGCCCTGCGCGAGGTCAGGGAGGAGACCGGCATCCAGGTGGCCCCGGCCGGCGACCTGGACCGCATCCACTACTTCTACCGCGATCCCGCAGGTGAGCTGGTTTACAAGACGGTGTATTACTTCCTGATGGAGGCCGCCGGTGGGGCGGTAAGCCCTCAGCTGGAGGAGATCTCCGACGCCCGCTGGGTGGCTGCCTCGCAGGCGGTGGAGAAGTGCGGATACGAAGACACGAGGCCGGTGCTGGAGAAGGCTCTCGCGCGAGTGACCCAGAGTGGTTTGCAGACATAG